GCCACTATACACGGGATCATCACGTTTTTTCAAGCCAGATGCGGGTTTGACGGTATTTTCCATGCAAAGAGATGTTTCTATAGTATCAAGATAAGGACGCGCGCACGCGCGCGGAGGGGGCCGGAAGCCGCCGGGAAGCCGGTTTGCGGCCAAGGTCGGGCCGCAAACAGCCGCTACCGAAGCGCGCGGGGGTCGGGCCCCCGTCGAGGGCGGGCCGGTTCCCCGCCGCCCTCGCGCAGCCTTCCCGGCGCGGGCGGGTGGAGTGGTAGAACAGGGGGCGCTCCCCCGCCCGCCCGCGCCGCGCCCGGTCCGTGCAAGCACGGCCCAGGCACGACGCATTTTCGGTGCCGGGCCATGTGTCTCCGCGGCGCAACGCCGCGCTGCGGCCTTGCGCCGCTCCGCACGGTCCTCTCCTCCGCTTCGGCTGGCGCGCCCCCCCGGGGGATAGCACAGACCGGCGTCCGGCGCAAGGGCTAAAGCCGCCTTCGGCGGGGCGCAAAGGGCGCGCCCCCTTGCCCCGGCCCCCGGTCTGTGCTGCGGGGAAGGTTCGGCGCGCGTCCCTCCGGGCCGCGCGCCTGTCGCTGCCCCCGGGTCCCCCCCGGCCAGCCCCCCTTCGGGGGGTTCCCTCGCTCCGTCGCCCCCGGGCGGGGCGCACGGCCCCGGCAAGCCGGGGCCTTTGGGAAATCTCGCGCCGTTCCGCCCGGGGGGAGTTCCGCGCCCTGCGGGGCGCGGTTCCCGGCCAAAAGCGGCAGCACAGGGGAAAAGCCGGGCGCGGTTCGGCGGCCTGCGGGCCGGGTCCGGCAGCCGGTCCCAATCCCGCGGCGCGGCCCGGCGCAAGCGCCGGACGCTAACCCCGAAAACGCCTTAGGGCGTTCTGCCGCCCTCCGCCGGCAGCCGTGGCCGCCTTGCCCTCTCCCAGTGTAACATCTGGTCAAGGGTGGCGGGCAAAGCCCGCCCCCGCCCCGATGGGGCGGCTTCGCCCTTGACTTTCAGATGTTCCTCTGTCCGTGGGCAAAGCGCCCGGAAAGGAGAGAACAAAAATGACGTCGGAAACCGCAAAGGCCTTGCACAGGGAACGAAAGATCACACTCGCTGTCATCGAGCGCGATCAGCAGAAAATTGACCGGCAGTTTGAAACCACACAGGAGGAGTTCATGCGCTGGGCGCTGCTCAACCAGTGGAAGGCGCTGGAAAAAATCAAGCAGCAGATTCAGCGCAGCCCCGATTACCGCAAGGCCGCGCAAAGCGCCTACCAGTCGCATTTCTTCCCGCGTTTCAACCCGGAAAAAGCCGAAAAAGCATAGAAAAAGCCCGGCGGTTAACCGCCGGGCGATCAGGCAAAACTTCGTGAATATTTTGTATAATTCAGGGCAGGATGCAAGTTCGCGTCACGTACACGTATAGGTTGTTCAGAAATTGGGTGAATGAATTGAAGCAGGAATTGCTGCAGGAATCCCCCGCGATTGTTCGGGAATTCCTCGGATACCTTGGGACCATCAAAGGAAAATCCCCGAAAACCATGGAAGAATACTATTTAGACCTGCGTACCTTTTTCCGGTATATGAAAAAAAGCCGGGGCCTGGTTCCAAAATCCACACCGTTTGAGGAAATCACGATTCAGGATGTGGATCTCGATCTGGTCAAAAGCATCACGCTGGAAGACGTTTTCGAATATATGAACTATCTGAATACGGAGCGCCACAACAAAGCCGCCACCAGAGCGCGTAAGGTTTCCAGCCTGAGGTCCTTTTATAAGTACCTGACCAATAAGGCCAACAAGCTGAAAACCAACCCGCTTCTGGAGCTGGAAACCCCGAAGCTGCGCAAGTCGCTGCCCAAATATCTCACTCTGGAACAAAGCATCGATCTGCTCAATGCCGTGGATGGGCCGGAACGCGAGCGGGATTACTGTATTCTGACGCTGTTTTTAAACTGCGGCATGCGCCTTTCAGAGCTTGTGGGAATCAACCTGAACGATATCAGACATCACGATTCCACACTACGGATCGTCGGCAAAGGAAACAAAGAGCGCATCGTATACTTAAACGCGGCCTGCCTGGATGCGATCGACCGGTATCTCACGGTGCGGCCCCGCGACGGCCTGATCGACCGGGACGCCCTGTTCATCAGCCGGCAGAGAAAGCGGATC
This window of the Ruminococcaceae bacterium BL-6 genome carries:
- a CDS encoding conserved protein of unknown function (Evidence 4 : Unknown function but conserved in other organisms), with product MTSETAKALHRERKITLAVIERDQQKIDRQFETTQEEFMRWALLNQWKALEKIKQQIQRSPDYRKAAQSAYQSHFFPRFNPEKAEKA
- the xerC gene encoding Tyrosine recombinase XerC, with product MQVRVTYTYRLFRNWVNELKQELLQESPAIVREFLGYLGTIKGKSPKTMEEYYLDLRTFFRYMKKSRGLVPKSTPFEEITIQDVDLDLVKSITLEDVFEYMNYLNTERHNKAATRARKVSSLRSFYKYLTNKANKLKTNPLLELETPKLRKSLPKYLTLEQSIDLLNAVDGPERERDYCILTLFLNCGMRLSELVGINLNDIRHHDSTLRIVGKGNKERIVYLNAACLDAIDRYLTVRPRDGLIDRDALFISRQRKRISPKTVQHLVKKYLAKIEFGGPGYSVHKLRHTAATLMYQHGHVDIRVLKDILGHENLGTTEIYTHLSSRQMQDAANANPLSKIHPRQNTVTAGKIEKIKTKKGTEE